In the genome of Burkholderiales bacterium, the window GCACTGCACGTAGTGGCTCGCGAAGAGCGTTCGCCCGCGCTCGGCGAAGAAGTGATCTTGGTCGATGCGGAGGAAGGCGCGGTGGCCGAGGCGCGCGTGACCGCCGATCTGCTGTCCCGCTATCAAGAGACCTTCGATCTGTACTGCGCGGAGGTCGAGGCGTTCTGTCGGGGCCACGGCTGGGGGTATCTGCGGGCGTTTTCAGACGCGCGTTTCGAACAGCTCATGCTCAGGCTGCTGCGCGAGGAGGGACTGCTGCGATGAATGGCGCGGGCATCACGCCGATGCTCGCCGCCGCAGTGCTTATCGCGACCCTGGCGGCGGTCGTGGCGCTGTATCTGCTGCGTCCGCCGGCGCGGCGCTTGCTGGTATCCTCGATTCTGGTCTGGGAACGGCTGCTGCGCACCTCGCGGCGACGCGACGAGCGTTGGCGCTGGTGGCTGTCGCTGGCGCTCGCGGGCGCAATCGCGGCCTTGGTCGCGGCCGCGCTCATCTGGACCGTCATCCCGGCAGGCGGCACCGGTGCGCAACGCCTGCTGATCGTGATCGATAACTCGCCCACCATGGGCACGCGCACCACCGACGGGAGCACCCGTTTCGAGCAAGCCAAGGCGCAGGCGCGGGCGCTGATCGGCGCGCAGCCCGCCGCAGCGCAGATCCTGCTCTCGGACACGATGCGCAGGATTGCGCTGCCCGCCTTCGAAACGCCCGCGGCGGCCATTGACAGGCTGCAAAGCCTTTCCCTCGGCACCGGCTCCGACGTGCGGCCTGTCGGCGCAGCGTCCTCTGGTCGAGCCACACTTCATGTCTTCACCGACGGCGTGCTGCTGCGCGAGTTTCCCGAGCAGGCGCAGATCCACTCGGTATTCGAACCCGTGGAAAACGTCGGCATCACGCGCTTCGAAATCAGACCGCTCCCGCTCCAGCCGGGACGCTACCAGGCCTTCGTGGAAGTGGAGAATGCCGGCGGCAGCGCCAAAGAGGTCGGGATCGCAACGACCGATCGCCTGGGCACGCGGCCCGTGGGGCGCGTGTTGCTGCCGGCACAGGGCAGGCTGGCGCAGGCGTTCGATATCTCGGCGACCGGCAGCGGGCCTATCCGCGTGGCACTGTCCGCGCCGGGCGATGGGTTCGCGCTGGACGACGTTGTCTATGGATTCCTGCCGCAGCGGCGCGCGCTCCGGGTGATTCTGGTGACCGAGTCCAATGCCTACCTCGAGAAGTCGCTGTCGGCGCAGCCGGGGGTGCGGTTGAGCGTCGTGGCGCCGGCCCGGTTCACCGACACGGGCGAAGCGGATGTGTATGTCTTCGACCGCTATGCCCCTTCGCACCGGCCCTCCGCCCCGGCGTTGCTGATCCGACCCGGCCGCGCCGGCTGGCTGCCGCGCTTCGGCCCCGAGGTTATCGAGCCCAGGGTTGCGAGTTGGGAAGGCAGCCATCCGCTGCTGCAGCACTTGTCGCTGCGGGATCTGCATGTCCAGAGCGCGCGCCCGGTACGCTTCGACTCGCCCGAGCTGAAGGTGCTGCTGCGCAGCGCGCGCAACGAAGCGCTGATCGCGGTCGACGAGCACGAGCCGCGACGGCTGCTGGTGGCCTTCGCACTCGCGGAATCGAATTTCGCCCTGCATGCCGACTTTCCAGTCTTTCTGAGCAACGCGGTGAGCTGGCTGACTTCGCTTTCCTTGATCGCCAATCGCCCGCTGGGTTTGGTGGAGCTGCCCCTGAAGGACGCCAAGGTGCTGGCCATGGACGGGACTGAAATTCCGGTCCGGCGCGCCGCAGACGCCATTCGTTTCGAGGCGGCAGCGCCCGGCGTCTACAGCGCGCTGTCCGATCTGGGCCGCACCCTGGTCACGGTCAATCTGCTCGATTCCAAGATTACTCAGGTCAACCGCTCGGTGTTGCAGCCTAGCGCGGGCGACACGTCGCGGGACAGCGCGCCGGCCGGCGCTTTCGACGGTTGGCTTGCTCTCATCCTCGCGGCGCTTGCGCTGCTGATAATCGAATGGTGCACCTACCAGCGCCGCCTGACGATATGACGCGGCCCACATGAGTGTGCAGCTGCAGGCGCTCTGGCCGCTCGCATTCGCCTCGCTCGTGCCCCTCGCTTTGGGGGTCATGCGCTCGAGCCGGAGAAATCTCTCGCGGCGGCACATGGCCGTGTTGAGCGGGGTGCGCGCCGCGGTGATCGTCCTGCTCGTGCTGGCAGCGTGCCGGCCGATCTGGCGCCACTCATCGGATGCGCTCTCGCTCGTCTTCGCGCTGGATGTGTCGAGGAGCGTCTCGCCGACGTTCGTGGTGCGCGCCCTGGACTGGATCGAGCGGATCTATGCGCAGAGCAAGCCGGCGCACGCGCGCGTGGTGGTTTTCGCGGGCCGTCCGGTGACGGTGGAGAACGCCCAACAGGCGCGCGTACTCACCGTGGCGGACAGCGCGGCTGCGCGTGCCGGCATTGCCCGCAACGCCACCGATCTGGAACGCGCACTCGATGCTTCTCTGGTCGCGCTGGAGCGTGACAAGGTCAAGCGCATCGTGCTCCTCAGCGACGGCAACCAGACCGAGGGGGACGTGTGGCGCGTGCTGCCGCGCCTCAAGGAAGCCGGGGTCAGGGTCTATCCGGTGCCAGCCGTGGTGCGCGACGAGGCCGACGTGTGGGTGGACGCGATCGAAGTGCCGGAGGATATCCGTGACCGGGAGCCGATCGCGATCACGGTGCGCGTGTTCAGTCCGCGCGCGGCCGAAGGCAGCGTCGCGCTGATGCGCGGGCCGCTGACCTTGGGAACGAAGCTCTTGCGCCTGCACGCCGGCATGAATTCGGTGCGCTTCGAGGCACGCCTGCCGGGTCCGGGCGTTAGCGTTCTCAGTGCACGCGCGAGCATACCCGGGGACAGCGTGAACGAGAACGATCGCGTGCAGCGCGCGGTCTGGGTCGGGGCACGTCCGCGCGCGCTTTATGTGGAGGGTGGCCTGGACGCAGCGCCCTGGCTGCCCGAGGCGCTGCGCTCGGAAGGCATCCGGGTCGAGCCGCGACCGGCTTCCAGCGTGCCGGCGGAGCCCGCGGCACTCGCCCAATACGACGCGATGATCCTGTCCGACGTGCCGGCGAAGGCACTCACCACGGAGCAGATGCGTGCGCTCGAGTCCTACGTGCGCGACCTTGGCGGTGGGCTGCTGTTCGCCGCCGGCGAGAACACGTTCGGCGAAGAAGGTTATGCGGGAACTCCGGTCGAACGCATCCTCCCCGTGGAGTTCAAAGCGCAGGACAAGCGCAGGGACCTCGCTCTGGTGATCGCTATCGACCGTTCCTACAGCATGAAGGGGCGCAAGATGGAATACGCGAAAGAGGCGGCGCGCGCCGCGCTGGATCTGCTGGAGGAGCAGCACCGGTTCGCGGTGGTCGCCTTCGACTCGCAGCCGCACTTGTCCGTGCCCCTGCAGCAGGTACGCTCGAAAAAGCGCGCCGAAGACCTGATCGGCCGCATCCAGGCGAGCGGACAGACCAACATCTATCCGGCGCTGGGCATGGCGTATCGCATCCTGCAGCAAGTCGAGTCTAAGGCCAAGCACGTGATCCTGCTTTCCGACGGCGATACGCATCCCGCAGATTTCGAGCGCCTGGTGGGGCGGATGAAAGTCGCCGGCATTGTGCTGTCGACCGTTACGATCGGCGAGAGCGGCGACCCGAAGCTCATGGAGGACATCGCGCGATGGGGCGGAGGACGCAGTTATCTCGCCACCAGCGCCGAGGCGATTCCGCAAATCTTGGTGGAGGAGACTCGGAAGACCGTGCGTGAGAACCTCACGGAACAACCGGTGCGCGCGGTGGTAACGCGGCGCCTGGCCGCTCTGTCAGGCATCGATTTCTCCGCTGCGCCTACGCTGCGCGGTCACGTGGCGACTAGGCCGCGGGACACCGCCGAAGTCGCGCTGGCGACCGACAAGGACGCGCCGCTGCTCGTGCGCTGGCAGTACGGACTGGGAAAGTCGGTGATGTTCGCGTCCGACGTGAAGAATCGCTGGGCAGCCGAGTGGCTGCAGTGGAAGGATTACGGGAAATTCTGGGCGCAGCTGGTGCGCGACACCATGCGCCGCGAAGGGCGCGGTGCGCTCGATCTGCGCGCGGCGCGGCAAGGCCGCGAGGCGCTGATCACCCTCAGCGTGCTGGACGAGGCGGGTCGGTTCCGTAACGGCCTTTCGCCTCGCGTGCGCGTTGCCCCGGCCGATCCCGGCTGCGATCTCGTCGCGTTGGAGCAGACCGGACCGGGCTGGTACAGCGCCAGGATCCCGCTGCCCGATGCGCGACTGCTCGTGGTGCAGCTCGTGGCCGGTGGCGGACTTTCCGCGGCGGCTGCGCTGCGCACCGGTCCCGCTGCGGTGGACAGCGCGTTCGAAGCGGAGCTGCGCTCGCTGCCGCCCGATCTCGCCTTGCTCGAGACCATCGCCCGCGAGACCGGCGCAGCGCTCGCCCCGCGGATCGAGGACGTCTTCGAAGCGCGTGGCGACCGCGGCGTGCAGTTGCGCCCCTTGTGGCCATGGCTGTTGGCGGCCGCCCTGCTGCTCTATCTGGGCGACCTGTTCGTGCGGCGCGCTCCGTTGGCGTGGAGGCTGCTGGGCAGCTGACCGCGCTCGAGCACGTCGCGCGCGACTTTCACGGGCCAATCGCGCTCGTGTTCTCGCTTTGCGGGCAGAGGGCGCCGGGCTGCCACGCGTTAATCCCCGGCACACCGTGCGCGCGAGACACTGCCCGCGAACAGGGGCAGCTTATGACGGTCTTCGCGGCGCGCGCGGTGCCCTTCTGGCCGCCAACGCGGACTTTGGACTCTGGATCGAATCGAACCAATGCATCGCGCGGGTCCCAGGCCGGCACAGAGGATGCTTTTCA includes:
- a CDS encoding VWA domain-containing protein, which codes for MNGAGITPMLAAAVLIATLAAVVALYLLRPPARRLLVSSILVWERLLRTSRRRDERWRWWLSLALAGAIAALVAAALIWTVIPAGGTGAQRLLIVIDNSPTMGTRTTDGSTRFEQAKAQARALIGAQPAAAQILLSDTMRRIALPAFETPAAAIDRLQSLSLGTGSDVRPVGAASSGRATLHVFTDGVLLREFPEQAQIHSVFEPVENVGITRFEIRPLPLQPGRYQAFVEVENAGGSAKEVGIATTDRLGTRPVGRVLLPAQGRLAQAFDISATGSGPIRVALSAPGDGFALDDVVYGFLPQRRALRVILVTESNAYLEKSLSAQPGVRLSVVAPARFTDTGEADVYVFDRYAPSHRPSAPALLIRPGRAGWLPRFGPEVIEPRVASWEGSHPLLQHLSLRDLHVQSARPVRFDSPELKVLLRSARNEALIAVDEHEPRRLLVAFALAESNFALHADFPVFLSNAVSWLTSLSLIANRPLGLVELPLKDAKVLAMDGTEIPVRRAADAIRFEAAAPGVYSALSDLGRTLVTVNLLDSKITQVNRSVLQPSAGDTSRDSAPAGAFDGWLALILAALALLIIEWCTYQRRLTI
- a CDS encoding VWA domain-containing protein; translation: MSVQLQALWPLAFASLVPLALGVMRSSRRNLSRRHMAVLSGVRAAVIVLLVLAACRPIWRHSSDALSLVFALDVSRSVSPTFVVRALDWIERIYAQSKPAHARVVVFAGRPVTVENAQQARVLTVADSAAARAGIARNATDLERALDASLVALERDKVKRIVLLSDGNQTEGDVWRVLPRLKEAGVRVYPVPAVVRDEADVWVDAIEVPEDIRDREPIAITVRVFSPRAAEGSVALMRGPLTLGTKLLRLHAGMNSVRFEARLPGPGVSVLSARASIPGDSVNENDRVQRAVWVGARPRALYVEGGLDAAPWLPEALRSEGIRVEPRPASSVPAEPAALAQYDAMILSDVPAKALTTEQMRALESYVRDLGGGLLFAAGENTFGEEGYAGTPVERILPVEFKAQDKRRDLALVIAIDRSYSMKGRKMEYAKEAARAALDLLEEQHRFAVVAFDSQPHLSVPLQQVRSKKRAEDLIGRIQASGQTNIYPALGMAYRILQQVESKAKHVILLSDGDTHPADFERLVGRMKVAGIVLSTVTIGESGDPKLMEDIARWGGGRSYLATSAEAIPQILVEETRKTVRENLTEQPVRAVVTRRLAALSGIDFSAAPTLRGHVATRPRDTAEVALATDKDAPLLVRWQYGLGKSVMFASDVKNRWAAEWLQWKDYGKFWAQLVRDTMRREGRGALDLRAARQGREALITLSVLDEAGRFRNGLSPRVRVAPADPGCDLVALEQTGPGWYSARIPLPDARLLVVQLVAGGGLSAAAALRTGPAAVDSAFEAELRSLPPDLALLETIARETGAALAPRIEDVFEARGDRGVQLRPLWPWLLAAALLLYLGDLFVRRAPLAWRLLGS